A window from Streptomyces subrutilus encodes these proteins:
- a CDS encoding DUF4239 domain-containing protein: MSEWLVLSLAMAAACAVVLSIAFFNSRRIRDDDDPSETPDVIEYMTMMIGVIYAIVLGLAIAGVWEGRGAAQEYVRQEAQALHEINVRSEVYPADVRTRIRSDVDAYVTYVVDTEWKEMADHGNLTARGGELLERIRRDVTDYEPRTDHEGQAYQPLVDQVAAVDDARSSRGDSAGATMPGVVWFGLIAGALVTVGLIFTLQIRRSFREMLLAGLFSALIAFLLFLIWDFDAPFGRGISATAEPFLNQFPHLGLGD; encoded by the coding sequence TTGTCGGAATGGCTCGTCCTGTCCCTGGCGATGGCCGCGGCCTGCGCCGTGGTGCTGTCCATCGCCTTCTTCAACAGCCGCAGAATCCGCGACGACGACGATCCGAGCGAAACTCCGGACGTCATCGAGTACATGACGATGATGATCGGAGTGATCTACGCGATCGTGCTGGGCCTGGCGATCGCCGGTGTCTGGGAGGGCCGCGGCGCCGCCCAGGAGTACGTCCGCCAGGAGGCGCAGGCGCTGCACGAGATCAACGTCCGCTCCGAGGTCTACCCGGCCGACGTGCGCACGAGGATCCGGTCCGACGTGGACGCGTACGTGACGTACGTGGTCGACACGGAATGGAAGGAGATGGCCGACCACGGCAACCTCACCGCGCGCGGCGGCGAACTGCTGGAGCGCATCCGCCGGGACGTCACCGACTACGAACCGCGGACCGACCACGAGGGGCAGGCGTACCAGCCGCTGGTGGACCAGGTCGCGGCCGTGGACGACGCCCGCAGCTCACGCGGTGACAGCGCCGGGGCCACCATGCCGGGGGTGGTGTGGTTCGGGCTGATCGCCGGGGCCCTGGTGACGGTGGGTCTGATCTTCACCCTGCAGATCCGGCGGTCCTTCCGGGAGATGCTGCTGGCCGGGCTGTTCAGCGCGCTCATCGCGTTCCTGCTGTTCCTCATCTGGGACTTCGACGCGCCCTTCGGCCGGGGCATCTCCGCCACGGCCGAACCGTTCCTCAACCAGTTCCCGCACCTGGGCCTCGGCGACTGA
- a CDS encoding polysaccharide deacetylase family protein produces MKNDEPTVGRRLLLRSAVFLGVAAAAGLVTRAGEDAPGAPGGPGSTGPAAGPGADPAAGAPGTVARGLPEKSYRLTPMTAEAPARPPVVKPAVRTRPILELPPGTGPTDAMLLTFDDGPDPRYTPGILDTLARYGVRAVFFVCGEMADENRDLLRRMVAEGHVIGNHTWTHPQIPKLSRPALVSEIGRTSDVVQQTVGEAPTWFRAPYGAWNRAAFEIGAELGMEPLAWTVDSLDWTEPGTTAIVSRVLKGAAPGVIVLNHDAGGDRSQSVRALQAYLPQLLARGYRMTLPTLPAPQPR; encoded by the coding sequence ATGAAAAATGACGAGCCGACAGTAGGGCGGCGCCTGCTCCTGCGCTCCGCCGTCTTCCTCGGAGTCGCGGCCGCCGCCGGCCTGGTCACCAGGGCCGGCGAGGACGCCCCCGGCGCGCCGGGCGGCCCGGGCTCCACCGGCCCCGCCGCCGGACCGGGTGCCGACCCAGCGGCCGGCGCCCCCGGCACCGTCGCCCGCGGGCTGCCCGAGAAGTCGTACCGGCTGACCCCCATGACCGCCGAGGCACCCGCCCGCCCACCCGTCGTGAAACCGGCGGTCCGCACCCGCCCCATCCTCGAACTCCCGCCGGGCACCGGCCCCACCGACGCCATGCTCCTCACCTTCGACGACGGCCCGGACCCCCGCTACACCCCCGGCATCCTCGACACCCTCGCCCGGTACGGGGTGCGCGCCGTCTTCTTCGTCTGCGGGGAGATGGCCGACGAGAACCGCGACCTGCTGCGCCGCATGGTCGCCGAGGGGCACGTCATCGGCAACCACACCTGGACGCACCCCCAGATCCCCAAACTGAGCCGCCCCGCCCTCGTCTCCGAGATCGGCCGCACCAGCGACGTCGTCCAGCAGACCGTGGGCGAGGCGCCCACGTGGTTCCGCGCCCCGTACGGCGCCTGGAACCGGGCCGCCTTCGAGATCGGGGCCGAGCTCGGCATGGAGCCGCTGGCCTGGACGGTGGACAGCCTCGACTGGACCGAGCCGGGCACGACCGCGATCGTCTCGCGCGTCCTCAAGGGCGCCGCGCCCGGCGTGATCGTCCTCAACCACGACGCGGGCGGCGACCGCTCCCAGAGCGTGCGGGCCCTCCAGGCGTACCTGCCCCAACTCCTCGCACGCGGCTACCGGATGACGCTCCCGACCCTGCCCGCACCGCAGCCCCGCTGA
- a CDS encoding class F sortase: MGEDETGQSRKRSPWGVLALVMLTGLAMVRNGVNIDDGPPQPTAASAVAVTAGRVPVNPPTPPADMEELEHSSVQRIRIPTINVDAPVMTVGLDAEGWIDAPPPQDRNLAGWYLNGISPGQRGSAVVVGHVDNAQGPAVFYGLGSVKPGSQIEVERYDGRTAVFEVYGVEVFSKDAFPGARVYGDTGHAELRVITCGGGYSKSRGYEGNVVVFARMVEAR, from the coding sequence ATGGGCGAGGACGAGACCGGGCAGTCACGCAAACGCTCACCGTGGGGCGTGCTCGCCCTGGTCATGCTCACCGGCCTCGCGATGGTGCGGAACGGTGTGAACATCGACGACGGGCCGCCGCAGCCCACCGCGGCCTCGGCCGTCGCGGTGACGGCCGGCCGGGTGCCGGTGAATCCGCCGACCCCACCCGCGGACATGGAGGAACTGGAACACTCCTCGGTGCAGCGCATCCGGATCCCCACGATCAACGTGGACGCACCGGTGATGACGGTCGGGCTGGACGCGGAGGGCTGGATCGACGCGCCGCCGCCGCAGGACCGCAACCTGGCGGGCTGGTACCTCAACGGCATCTCGCCGGGCCAGCGGGGTTCGGCGGTGGTCGTGGGCCACGTGGACAACGCGCAGGGTCCGGCGGTCTTCTACGGGCTGGGTTCCGTCAAGCCCGGCAGCCAGATCGAGGTGGAGCGCTACGACGGGCGCACGGCGGTCTTCGAGGTCTACGGCGTGGAGGTGTTCTCCAAGGACGCCTTCCCCGGAGCGCGGGTGTACGGCGACACCGGTCACGCGGAGCTCCGGGTGATCACGTGCGGCGGCGGCTACTCGAAGTCCCGCGGCTACGAGGGCAACGTGGTCGTCTTCGCCCGGATGGTCGAGGCCCGCTGA
- a CDS encoding succinate dehydrogenase, which produces MALATRTDRRPSTTRTLWDSSVGKKTVMAVSGLIMLGYLVVHMLGNLKIFFGAAEFNGYAHWLRTLGSPFLHHEWALWIVRVVLLAAVVAHAVSAYQLSRRDIKARPVKYAHKRRRASYATRTMRWGGIILALFIVWHLLDLTTLTVNERAWAGHPYENVLATFSTWYGNTIYIVAMAALGLHVRHGFWSAAQTLGAGSARRDRVLKFLANALALVLFAGFVSVPVAVMTGVVS; this is translated from the coding sequence ATGGCTTTGGCAACCCGGACGGACCGACGGCCGTCCACCACGCGCACACTCTGGGACTCGTCGGTCGGCAAGAAAACGGTGATGGCCGTCTCCGGCCTGATCATGCTCGGCTATCTGGTCGTGCACATGCTCGGCAACCTCAAGATCTTCTTCGGGGCGGCCGAGTTCAACGGATACGCCCACTGGCTGCGCACCCTCGGCTCGCCCTTCCTGCACCACGAGTGGGCCCTGTGGATCGTGCGCGTCGTACTGCTCGCCGCGGTCGTCGCCCATGCCGTCTCCGCCTACCAGCTCAGTCGCCGCGACATCAAGGCGCGCCCCGTGAAGTACGCGCACAAGCGCCGCCGCGCGAGCTACGCCACCCGCACCATGCGCTGGGGCGGCATCATCCTCGCCCTGTTCATCGTCTGGCACCTGCTCGACCTCACCACCCTCACCGTCAACGAGCGTGCCTGGGCCGGCCATCCCTACGAGAACGTCCTCGCCACCTTCTCCACCTGGTACGGCAACACGATCTACATCGTCGCCATGGCAGCCCTCGGCCTGCACGTCCGGCACGGCTTCTGGAGCGCCGCCCAGACCCTCGGCGCGGGCAGTGCCCGACGCGACCGTGTGCTGAAGTTCCTGGCCAACGCGCTGGCCCTCGTCCTCTTCGCGGGCTTCGTGTCCGTCCCCGTCGCCGTCATGACCGGAGTGGTGAGCTGA
- a CDS encoding SAM-dependent methyltransferase yields MERPAWAPPGIDISVPSVSRIYDYYLGGSHNFEVDRQAARRAMEFMPGLPKIMQANRAFMRRAVRHAVDQGITQFLDIGSGIPTFGNVHEIAQAADPGSRVVYVDHDPVAVAHSQAVLAGNDRAGVAAADLRKPKDILAAPEVGRLLDLDRPVALLLVAVLHFLEEEDQPYAAVAELRDALPAGSLLILTHASYEGIPLTEEVAGGTVGVYRDIRSPLVMRSGPQIERFFTGFDLLEPGLVSMPDWRPERTARGSEAEEDPYAFSGFAGVGRKA; encoded by the coding sequence ATGGAGCGCCCCGCCTGGGCCCCGCCGGGCATCGACATATCGGTGCCGAGCGTGTCCCGCATCTACGATTACTACCTGGGCGGCTCGCACAATTTCGAGGTCGACCGCCAGGCGGCCCGCCGGGCCATGGAATTCATGCCGGGCCTGCCCAAGATCATGCAGGCCAACCGGGCATTCATGCGCAGGGCCGTGCGCCACGCCGTCGACCAGGGCATCACCCAGTTCCTCGACATCGGTTCCGGCATCCCCACCTTCGGCAATGTCCACGAGATCGCCCAGGCCGCCGACCCCGGGTCCCGCGTGGTGTACGTCGACCACGACCCGGTGGCCGTGGCGCACAGCCAGGCCGTCCTCGCCGGGAACGACCGCGCCGGCGTCGCCGCCGCCGACCTGCGCAAGCCGAAGGACATCCTGGCCGCCCCCGAGGTCGGCCGGCTGCTCGACCTCGACCGTCCCGTGGCGCTCCTGCTCGTGGCGGTCCTGCACTTCCTGGAGGAGGAGGACCAGCCCTATGCCGCCGTCGCCGAACTGCGCGACGCGCTGCCCGCGGGCAGCCTGCTGATCCTCACGCACGCCTCCTACGAAGGCATCCCGCTCACGGAGGAGGTGGCCGGCGGGACCGTGGGCGTCTACCGGGACATCCGCAGCCCCCTCGTCATGCGCAGCGGGCCGCAGATCGAACGCTTCTTCACCGGCTTCGACCTGCTGGAGCCCGGTCTGGTCTCGATGCCCGACTGGCGGCCGGAGCGCACCGCCCGGGGGAGCGAGGCCGAGGAGGACCCGTACGCCTTCTCGGGCTTCGCCGGAGTGGGACGCAAGGCGTGA
- a CDS encoding putative bifunctional diguanylate cyclase/phosphodiesterase — MARFATIWGRAIFPVTATSLTRPEFERHLLPLTRTLAEALHARPFDAGVAQRVGAELVAVHCTDPEALAGTLGVIESYLVLYCGPEGPSAAGGSGADGAEEYRSRCARLQHGIAAGFARALRERTLKEQEAIARSALTARIDAQQALHASEARFRAVFEGAAVGIGIADLEGNILEVNDTLLQMFGGLEGHVRGRKVSEWGHPDDTPHVWRMYGELVRGERESYRVEKPYYRHDGTVLWTNLTVSLLRDTDGVPQYQLALMEDTTERRLLNLRLRYEATHDALTGLPNRTLFFERLEKALAGAGGTHFGLCYLDLDGFKAVNDSLGHSAGDRLLVEVADRLQSCATGPGEVVARLGGDEFVALTTGSDSEEKAAELAVRILSALSTPIRLEGRELTVRGSIGIVEGRARERTPAEVLRSADITMYRAKAAGGNRFEFADAEADARAITRHGLTNALPAALERGEFFIEYQPLVHMHDGSVHGAEALVRWSHPQYGVLGPDRFIPLAERTGLIVPLGRWVLEESVRQARNWQSQLGGAALRINVNLSPTQLHHPGLVADTVAVLEQSGLAPGALCLEVTESALIGADDELLEPLRRLAALGVDIALDDFGTGYSNLANLRRLPVSVLKLDRSFTQGMQQSPANPVDVKIVEGIVALAHSLELAVTVEGVETGAQAAQLRELGCDTAQGWYYARPGAPDRIHTLCLSDAVPAPS, encoded by the coding sequence ATCGCCCGGTTCGCGACCATCTGGGGCCGGGCGATCTTCCCGGTCACGGCGACCTCGCTCACCCGCCCCGAGTTCGAACGCCACCTCCTCCCGCTCACCCGCACCCTCGCCGAAGCCCTGCACGCCCGGCCCTTCGACGCCGGCGTCGCCCAGCGGGTCGGGGCCGAACTCGTCGCGGTCCACTGCACCGACCCCGAGGCGCTGGCGGGCACACTCGGAGTGATCGAGTCCTACCTGGTGCTCTACTGCGGCCCCGAGGGCCCTTCGGCCGCCGGCGGATCCGGCGCGGACGGCGCGGAGGAGTACCGGTCGCGCTGCGCACGCCTCCAGCACGGCATCGCGGCGGGCTTCGCGAGGGCCCTGCGCGAGCGCACGCTCAAGGAGCAGGAGGCCATCGCACGCTCCGCACTGACCGCCCGCATCGACGCGCAGCAGGCTCTGCACGCGAGCGAGGCGCGCTTCCGGGCGGTCTTCGAGGGCGCGGCCGTCGGGATCGGCATCGCCGACCTGGAGGGGAACATCCTCGAGGTCAACGACACCCTGCTGCAGATGTTCGGCGGCCTGGAAGGCCACGTGCGCGGCCGCAAGGTCAGCGAGTGGGGCCACCCCGACGACACCCCGCACGTCTGGCGGATGTACGGCGAACTGGTCCGCGGCGAACGCGAGAGCTATCGCGTGGAGAAGCCCTACTACCGCCACGACGGCACCGTCCTGTGGACCAACCTGACGGTGTCGCTGCTGCGCGACACCGACGGGGTGCCGCAGTACCAGCTGGCGCTGATGGAGGACACCACCGAGCGGCGGCTGCTGAACCTGCGCCTGCGCTACGAGGCCACCCATGACGCCCTGACCGGGCTGCCCAACCGGACGCTGTTCTTCGAACGGCTGGAGAAGGCCCTCGCCGGCGCCGGCGGAACCCACTTCGGCCTCTGCTACCTGGACCTGGACGGGTTCAAGGCGGTCAACGACAGTCTCGGCCACTCGGCGGGGGACCGGCTCCTGGTGGAGGTCGCCGACCGGCTGCAGAGCTGCGCGACCGGCCCCGGCGAGGTCGTCGCCCGGCTCGGCGGCGACGAGTTCGTGGCCCTCACCACCGGATCCGACAGCGAGGAGAAGGCGGCGGAACTGGCGGTCCGCATCCTGTCCGCGCTGTCCACGCCGATCCGGCTGGAAGGGCGGGAGCTGACGGTCCGGGGCAGCATCGGCATCGTGGAGGGCCGGGCCAGGGAACGGACCCCGGCGGAGGTGCTGCGCAGCGCCGACATCACCATGTACCGGGCCAAGGCGGCCGGCGGCAACCGCTTCGAGTTCGCCGACGCCGAGGCCGACGCCCGCGCCATCACCCGGCACGGACTGACCAACGCCCTGCCGGCCGCCCTGGAGCGCGGCGAGTTCTTCATCGAGTACCAGCCGCTGGTCCACATGCACGACGGCAGCGTGCACGGGGCCGAGGCGCTGGTGCGCTGGTCGCACCCCCAGTACGGGGTGCTGGGACCGGACCGCTTCATCCCGCTCGCCGAGCGGACCGGACTGATCGTGCCGCTCGGCCGCTGGGTCCTGGAGGAGTCCGTGCGCCAGGCCCGCAACTGGCAGAGCCAACTGGGCGGCGCCGCCCTGCGCATCAACGTCAACCTCTCGCCGACCCAGCTGCACCACCCCGGCCTGGTCGCCGACACGGTGGCGGTTCTGGAGCAGTCGGGCCTGGCGCCGGGGGCGCTGTGCCTGGAGGTCACCGAATCCGCCCTGATCGGGGCGGACGACGAACTCCTGGAACCGCTGCGCCGGCTCGCGGCGCTGGGCGTGGACATCGCCCTCGACGACTTCGGCACGGGCTATTCCAACCTGGCCAACCTCCGCCGCCTCCCGGTGAGCGTCCTGAAGCTGGACCGCTCGTTCACCCAGGGGATGCAGCAGAGCCCGGCCAACCCGGTCGACGTCAAGATCGTGGAGGGCATCGTGGCCCTGGCCCACAGCCTCGAACTGGCCGTCACGGTCGAGGGCGTGGAAACGGGCGCCCAGGCTGCCCAGTTGCGCGAATTGGGCTGTGACACGGCCCAGGGCTGGTACTACGCCCGCCCCGGCGCGCCCGACCGCATCCACACCCTGTGCCTGTCGGACGCCGTGCCGGCTCCCTCCTGA
- a CDS encoding LysR family transcriptional regulator, whose translation MQFQQLLYFVAVAETRHFTRAAERVHVAQPSLSQQIKALERELGAELFSRARGNIALTDAGEALLPLARRILADADTARQEVQELAQLRRGRVRLGATPSMCTGLLPDVLRAFHAAHPGIELLIEESGSLDLVRELARGALDLALIVLPLPPSAPALTTVELLTEDLVVVSSAELPAPGEGGELTVSALRDEPMVMFRHGYDLRELTVAACRAEGFEPAFTVEGGEMDAVLGFVRAGLGVAVVPAMVGHGRPGLRTTPLAGSPLRRTIALAHRTDVAPPRAARELKRILVG comes from the coding sequence ATGCAGTTCCAGCAGCTCTTGTACTTCGTGGCCGTCGCCGAGACCCGGCACTTCACCCGGGCCGCGGAGCGGGTACACGTGGCCCAGCCCTCCCTCTCCCAGCAGATCAAGGCGTTGGAGCGCGAGCTGGGTGCGGAGCTCTTCAGCCGGGCCCGGGGCAACATCGCGCTCACCGACGCGGGCGAGGCGCTGCTGCCGCTGGCGCGACGGATCCTGGCCGACGCGGACACGGCACGCCAGGAGGTGCAGGAGCTGGCGCAGCTGCGGCGGGGCCGGGTCCGGCTGGGAGCCACCCCCAGCATGTGCACGGGCCTGCTGCCGGACGTGCTGCGCGCCTTCCATGCCGCACATCCGGGTATCGAGCTGCTCATCGAGGAGAGCGGCTCCCTCGACCTCGTACGGGAACTGGCCCGCGGGGCGCTGGACCTGGCCCTGATCGTGCTGCCCCTGCCGCCGTCGGCTCCGGCGCTGACCACGGTGGAGTTGTTGACGGAGGACCTGGTGGTGGTGTCCTCCGCCGAGCTGCCGGCGCCCGGCGAGGGCGGCGAGCTGACGGTCTCCGCACTGCGCGACGAGCCGATGGTGATGTTCCGGCACGGCTACGACCTGCGGGAACTCACGGTGGCGGCCTGCCGTGCGGAGGGCTTCGAGCCGGCGTTCACCGTGGAGGGCGGAGAGATGGACGCGGTACTCGGCTTCGTCCGCGCCGGGCTGGGCGTCGCGGTGGTCCCGGCGATGGTGGGCCACGGGCGCCCTGGCCTGCGGACGACCCCCCTGGCCGGCTCCCCGCTGCGCCGCACGATCGCGCTGGCGCACCGGACGGACGTGGCTCCCCCGCGCGCGGCCCGCGAGCTGAAGCGCATTCTGGTCGGCTGA
- a CDS encoding FAD-dependent monooxygenase: protein MTDVLIAGSGPTGLTLACDLALRGLAVRVVEQRSAPHRASRGKGLTGPSLEVFTRLGAVEKMSATGRRGVVLRKYFDRVHVRDTPTDDGLLIGQWQVEEALRERLAALGVEVEYGAGVTAITQGPAGVTARLADGRAVSARYAAGCDGGRSAVRRLLGIPFEGHTEERDTMVLGDVAAPGLSRDFWHQWFSSDGTGLMLCPMPGTDTFQLQAAPELDGHGEPMPASLEGFQRLFDRHAALPGIRLAEAGWTASWRSGARMAARLREGRVLLAGDAAHVHPIAGGLGLNTGVQDAVALGRAVAAALSGPDGQHALDGYEAQRLTAAAELLSDTAQRMRQVMAAVREPGRGTEAGLR from the coding sequence ATGACCGACGTACTGATCGCGGGCTCCGGCCCCACCGGCCTGACCCTGGCCTGCGACCTGGCCCTCCGGGGGCTCGCGGTGCGGGTCGTCGAGCAGCGCTCCGCTCCCCACCGCGCATCCAGGGGCAAGGGCCTCACCGGGCCCAGCCTGGAGGTCTTCACCCGCCTGGGGGCCGTGGAGAAGATGTCCGCCACCGGCCGCCGGGGCGTGGTGCTGCGCAAGTACTTCGACCGCGTCCACGTCCGGGACACCCCGACCGACGACGGGCTCCTGATCGGGCAGTGGCAGGTCGAGGAGGCCCTGCGCGAGCGGCTCGCGGCCCTCGGTGTCGAGGTCGAGTACGGAGCCGGGGTCACCGCGATCACCCAGGGCCCGGCGGGCGTCACGGCCCGGCTGGCGGACGGCCGCGCGGTGTCCGCGCGCTACGCCGCCGGCTGCGACGGCGGCCGCAGCGCGGTCCGCCGCCTCCTCGGCATCCCCTTCGAGGGGCATACGGAGGAGCGGGACACGATGGTCCTGGGGGACGTGGCGGCGCCGGGGCTGAGCCGGGACTTCTGGCACCAGTGGTTCAGCTCGGACGGCACCGGCCTGATGCTCTGTCCGATGCCGGGCACGGACACCTTCCAGCTCCAGGCCGCCCCCGAGCTGGACGGCCACGGCGAGCCGATGCCCGCCTCGTTGGAAGGGTTCCAGCGGCTCTTCGACCGGCACGCCGCACTGCCGGGCATCCGGCTGGCGGAGGCGGGATGGACGGCGTCCTGGCGCTCCGGCGCCCGGATGGCGGCCCGGCTGAGGGAGGGCCGCGTCCTGCTCGCCGGAGACGCCGCGCACGTCCACCCCATAGCCGGCGGACTCGGGCTGAACACCGGCGTCCAGGACGCCGTCGCCCTCGGACGGGCCGTGGCCGCCGCCCTCTCCGGGCCGGACGGGCAGCACGCCCTCGACGGTTACGAGGCGCAGCGGCTCACTGCGGCCGCCGAGCTCCTGAGCGACACCGCGCAGCGCATGCGGCAGGTCATGGCGGCCGTCCGCGAGCCGGGGCGCGGCACGGAAGCGGGCCTGCGATGA
- a CDS encoding TetR/AcrR family transcriptional regulator has translation MDNTTGLRENKKLRTRRQLAATALELFLERGFDAVSVADVAAAAEVSKPTLFRYFPSKEDLVLDRFADHQDEAARIVRDRSPGRKPVGAVHEHFVAALGERDPITGLCDHPDVLAFQRLLYSTAGLQTRIAHYGAREVELLAAVLEAESVPPLTARLASRHLVATRQELGRTNWRRIEAGQSADEAHPAAVADADRAFGMLAGGLDGALPIRAT, from the coding sequence ATGGACAACACGACGGGTCTGCGCGAGAACAAGAAACTGCGCACGCGCCGCCAACTGGCGGCCACGGCGCTCGAACTCTTCCTGGAACGTGGCTTCGACGCCGTGTCGGTGGCGGATGTCGCCGCGGCCGCCGAAGTCTCCAAGCCCACGCTGTTCCGGTACTTCCCGAGCAAGGAGGACCTGGTGCTGGACCGGTTCGCCGATCACCAGGACGAGGCCGCCCGCATCGTCCGGGACCGCTCGCCGGGGCGCAAACCGGTCGGCGCCGTGCACGAGCACTTCGTCGCCGCCCTCGGTGAGAGGGATCCGATCACCGGGCTCTGCGACCATCCCGACGTGCTGGCCTTCCAGCGGCTGCTCTACTCGACCGCCGGCCTGCAGACGCGCATCGCGCACTACGGCGCACGCGAGGTGGAGCTGCTCGCCGCCGTGCTGGAGGCCGAATCCGTACCGCCCCTCACCGCCAGGCTGGCCTCCCGACACCTGGTGGCCACCCGCCAGGAGCTGGGCCGGACGAACTGGCGCCGGATCGAGGCCGGCCAGAGTGCCGACGAGGCCCACCCCGCGGCCGTGGCCGATGCGGACCGGGCCTTCGGCATGCTGGCCGGAGGGCTCGACGGGGCGCTGCCCATACGCGCGACCTGA